A part of Methanothermobacter thermautotrophicus genomic DNA contains:
- a CDS encoding 30S ribosomal protein S27ae, with protein sequence MKKFELYEVKDGKLVRKNPFCVRCSNGVFMADHGDRYACGKCGYTEWKNRE encoded by the coding sequence ATGAAAAAATTTGAGCTCTACGAGGTCAAGGACGGTAAACTCGTTAGGAAGAACCCCTTCTGCGTAAGGTGCTCAAACGGTGTCTTCATGGCAGACCATGGGGACAGGTACGCCTGCGGTAAATGCGGATACACCGAATGGAAAAACAGGGAATAG
- a CDS encoding GTP-dependent dephospho-CoA kinase family protein, whose translation MYILPEELRAELKRPLGELHRSFSDVDVGDSFLITVGDVTTRNALEHGLKPDVSIIDNRIQRRDSEHEFRDTATILRSRNPPGTVTESLWKSIEEAIEGATGRGERFMIVVDGEEDLAVLPSIILAPPDTVILYGQPDEGVVLVRAGETSSKAEELMKKFEEA comes from the coding sequence GTGTACATACTGCCAGAGGAACTTAGGGCGGAGCTCAAGAGGCCACTTGGAGAGCTCCACAGATCATTCAGTGACGTTGATGTTGGGGACTCATTCCTCATAACCGTTGGTGACGTCACAACACGCAATGCACTGGAGCATGGCCTTAAACCCGATGTCAGCATAATAGATAACAGGATCCAGAGAAGGGACTCTGAACATGAATTCAGGGATACAGCAACCATTCTCAGATCCAGGAACCCGCCGGGTACAGTGACAGAGAGCCTCTGGAAATCCATCGAAGAGGCCATAGAGGGCGCCACAGGAAGAGGAGAGCGCTTCATGATAGTTGTTGACGGCGAGGAGGACCTTGCCGTTTTACCATCAATAATTCTCGCCCCACCCGACACAGTGATCCTCTACGGACAACCAGATGAGGGCGTTGTGCTGGTGAGGGCCGGTGAAACATCCAGTAAGGCTGAAGAACTCATGAAAAAATTTGAGGAGGCATAA
- the argH gene encoding argininosuccinate lyase, translating into MNLRAGRLNRGMEDEAAEFTSSLTFDHHIFEADIECNMAHTRMLAHEGIIPEEVAAKIIEALENLREEGIEALDMDPSVEDIHMALENYVTARIGEEAGFMHTGKSRNDQVATDLRLALRDRIRTISLELLDFIDRISDLALDHTETVMVGYTHLQHAQPTTLGHHLMAYASSLRRDYERLQDTLKRVDQNPLGSAAMTTTSFPINRELTTRLLGFSDYMKNSMDAVSARDFIAETVFDLSMLAVNLSRIAEEMILWSTYEFGILEIPDEFSSTSSIMPQKKNPDVAEIARAKTSTVQGELVAILGIMKALPYTYNRDLQEITPHLWRAVDTTHSMIRVVRGMLLDIRVNRERALELAGANFATATDLADIIVRERGLPFRVAHRIVGRLVTRAIEDGLEPGDVDSAYLDEVSMEVTGRKLELNPELVERALDPLENVRMRRIPGGPAPEMVKVAVEEMKSFVESERAED; encoded by the coding sequence TTGAACCTGAGGGCTGGGAGATTGAATAGGGGCATGGAGGATGAGGCCGCCGAGTTCACCTCGTCCCTGACATTTGACCACCACATATTTGAGGCCGACATCGAGTGTAACATGGCCCATACACGCATGCTGGCCCATGAGGGTATAATCCCTGAGGAAGTGGCCGCTAAAATCATAGAAGCCCTTGAGAACCTCAGGGAGGAGGGTATCGAGGCCCTCGACATGGACCCGTCCGTCGAGGACATACACATGGCCCTCGAGAACTACGTCACGGCCAGGATCGGTGAAGAGGCAGGATTCATGCACACAGGCAAATCCCGTAACGATCAGGTCGCAACCGATCTCAGACTGGCCCTCAGGGATAGGATAAGGACCATAAGCCTTGAACTCCTTGATTTTATTGACAGGATCTCAGACCTTGCCCTTGATCACACCGAGACAGTCATGGTGGGCTACACCCACCTTCAGCATGCCCAGCCAACAACCCTCGGCCACCACCTCATGGCCTACGCCAGCTCCCTCAGGAGGGACTACGAGAGGCTCCAGGACACACTTAAGAGGGTTGACCAGAACCCCCTGGGATCCGCTGCCATGACAACAACCAGCTTCCCCATAAACAGGGAACTCACAACTAGGCTCCTTGGGTTCTCAGATTACATGAAAAACTCCATGGACGCCGTCAGTGCAAGGGACTTTATAGCAGAGACGGTATTCGACCTCTCAATGCTGGCAGTGAACCTCAGCAGGATCGCAGAGGAGATGATACTCTGGAGCACCTACGAGTTTGGAATCTTGGAGATACCCGATGAGTTTTCATCAACATCATCCATCATGCCCCAGAAGAAGAACCCTGATGTTGCTGAGATAGCCCGTGCAAAGACCTCCACCGTCCAGGGAGAACTTGTAGCCATCCTTGGAATCATGAAGGCACTCCCCTACACCTACAACAGGGACCTCCAGGAGATAACACCCCACCTCTGGAGGGCCGTAGACACGACACACTCAATGATCAGGGTTGTAAGGGGGATGCTACTGGACATCAGGGTTAACAGGGAGCGGGCCCTTGAACTTGCGGGTGCCAACTTCGCAACAGCCACAGACCTTGCAGACATCATAGTGCGTGAGCGGGGCCTACCCTTCAGGGTGGCCCACAGGATAGTGGGAAGGCTCGTTACGAGGGCCATTGAGGACGGTCTTGAACCAGGTGATGTGGATTCCGCTTACCTCGATGAGGTCAGCATGGAAGTCACAGGGAGAAAACTTGAACTTAACCCCGAACTTGTTGAGAGGGCCCTGGACCCCCTTGAGAACGTCAGGATGAGGAGGATACCCGGTGGACCCGCCCCGGAGATGGTTAAGGTGGCGGTTGAGGAGATGAAGTCCTTCGTTGAATCTGAGAGGGCGGAGGATTGA
- a CDS encoding DUF3096 domain-containing protein, producing MESENENRIVGLLAVLIGILMIIYPQLVGYLVGIFLIIYGVLKIFG from the coding sequence ATGGAATCTGAAAACGAAAACAGGATAGTGGGACTCCTTGCAGTGCTGATAGGTATACTGATGATAATCTACCCCCAGCTGGTTGGCTACCTCGTGGGAATATTCCTCATAATCTACGGGGTACTTAAGAT
- a CDS encoding 30S ribosomal protein S24e, which yields MEINIIEEKENPLLNRKEIRFECLYEGESTPKVLEVKNKLVAMLDADKDLLVVDKIDQGFGEPRAAGYAKIYESAEKLAEIEPEHVIKKNTEASEEEEEE from the coding sequence ATGGAAATTAACATAATCGAGGAAAAGGAAAACCCACTCTTAAACAGGAAGGAGATAAGGTTTGAATGCTTATACGAGGGTGAATCAACCCCAAAGGTCCTTGAAGTTAAGAACAAACTCGTTGCAATGCTTGACGCTGATAAGGACCTTCTCGTGGTTGACAAGATCGACCAGGGTTTCGGTGAACCGAGGGCAGCAGGATATGCCAAGATCTATGAGTCAGCTGAGAAACTCGCCGAGATAGAACCTGAACACGTAATAAAGAAGAACACTGAGGCATCAGAGGAAGAGGAGGAGGAATAG
- the rpoE gene encoding DNA-directed RNA polymerase, producing the protein MYYVTQIVDTVRIPPDRFEEPLEEVAIEVLNETYVGRMDRNLGQLITVKEIEEIGIGKVIMGDGAAYHEVTFTALFFKPELHEIVEGEVIEIAEFGAFVRIGPVDGLVHVSQVTDDYITYDPKKGSLTGKESGRRLDEGDLVRARIVALSLKGRREGVKVGLTMRQPGLGKFEWIEEEKRKSKK; encoded by the coding sequence TTGTATTATGTAACACAGATTGTTGATACAGTCAGAATACCTCCAGACCGCTTTGAGGAGCCACTGGAGGAGGTCGCCATAGAGGTTCTAAACGAGACCTACGTTGGGAGGATGGACAGGAACCTCGGGCAGCTGATAACCGTCAAAGAGATAGAAGAGATAGGTATAGGGAAGGTTATAATGGGTGACGGTGCTGCCTACCATGAGGTGACCTTCACAGCCCTCTTCTTCAAACCTGAACTCCACGAAATCGTTGAGGGTGAAGTGATAGAGATAGCAGAGTTCGGAGCCTTCGTGCGCATAGGCCCTGTGGACGGTCTGGTGCACGTTTCACAGGTAACCGATGACTACATAACCTACGACCCCAAGAAGGGCTCCCTCACAGGTAAGGAGTCAGGAAGACGCCTCGACGAGGGCGACCTTGTAAGGGCGAGGATAGTGGCCCTCAGCCTCAAGGGCCGAAGGGAGGGCGTAAAGGTGGGCCTCACCATGAGGCAGCCTGGCCTTGGAAAATTTGAATGGATTGAAGAAGAGAAGAGGAAGAGTAAAAAATGA
- a CDS encoding inorganic diphosphatase, which yields MNLWKDIEPGPSVPEVVYAVVEIPKGSRNKYEYHKDLQAFALDRVLYSTVFYPAEYGIIPRTLYDDGDPMDILVLMDEPTFPGCIIESRPIGLLRMIDGGDQDDKILAVPVADPHFTDVKDISDIPEHNLKEIANFFETYKKLEGKKTEIIGWEGAEKAFEAVNHSIELYSEKYME from the coding sequence ATGAATCTTTGGAAAGATATTGAACCGGGACCATCAGTACCCGAGGTTGTCTATGCAGTTGTTGAAATACCAAAGGGTTCAAGGAACAAATATGAATACCACAAGGATCTTCAGGCATTTGCCCTTGACAGGGTACTATACTCAACAGTATTCTACCCTGCAGAGTACGGTATAATACCACGGACGCTCTACGATGATGGTGACCCCATGGACATCCTTGTACTCATGGATGAACCAACATTCCCGGGGTGCATAATAGAGTCAAGGCCCATCGGTCTTTTAAGGATGATCGATGGGGGCGACCAGGACGATAAGATCCTGGCAGTGCCTGTGGCTGACCCACACTTCACCGATGTAAAGGACATCTCAGACATACCGGAGCATAACCTCAAGGAGATAGCAAACTTCTTTGAGACCTACAAGAAACTCGAAGGTAAAAAAACAGAGATAATCGGATGGGAGGGCGCTGAAAAGGCATTTGAAGCAGTCAACCACTCCATAGAACTCTACAGTGAAAAATACATGGAGTAA
- the spt4 gene encoding transcription elongation factor subunit Spt4, with product MTEKACTRCKRITSDERCPVCNVPASTNWSGLLIIIDPDKSDIARELNITLPGEYALRVR from the coding sequence ATGACTGAGAAGGCATGCACAAGGTGTAAGAGAATCACCAGTGACGAAAGATGCCCGGTCTGCAATGTCCCGGCATCCACCAACTGGAGCGGACTCCTCATAATAATCGATCCAGACAAATCAGATATAGCCAGGGAGCTCAACATAACCCTGCCTGGTGAATATGCGCTGAGGGTCAGATAG
- a CDS encoding PIN domain-containing protein has translation MIPYQFRVDIVSELRRLFPKQDILVPSFVMGELEGIKRHSGGDARIAASIGMALANKPPFRVVEEELLEGETVDDALLRISDVLCTSDRELRRRARSRGIPVVYLRQKRYLEVDGHILE, from the coding sequence ATGATACCCTACCAGTTCAGAGTCGACATCGTATCCGAGCTCCGGAGACTCTTCCCAAAACAGGACATTCTTGTCCCATCCTTCGTCATGGGGGAACTTGAAGGTATAAAGAGGCATTCAGGCGGCGATGCGAGGATAGCCGCGTCCATTGGGATGGCACTCGCAAATAAACCCCCCTTCAGGGTTGTTGAGGAGGAACTCCTTGAAGGCGAAACTGTTGACGATGCGCTTCTCCGGATCTCAGATGTCCTCTGCACCAGCGACCGGGAACTCAGAAGAAGGGCAAGGTCGAGGGGGATACCCGTTGTTTATCTGAGGCAGAAAAGATATCTTGAAGTGGATGGGCATATATTGGAGTAG